Proteins encoded together in one Puniceicoccus vermicola window:
- a CDS encoding PAS domain-containing hybrid sensor histidine kinase/response regulator, whose protein sequence is MTTDRAETSKTPSRLKGYWSWDLVNDHIRCSPTCLKIFGYGPERAVQSMAEAEKLIHEEDIDRYRENLRAHFEEGRPYQIHMRLLTGSGNYIKAISQGEAVRDADGKAVEMAGTLSAFDPTDLCDGDPKVGTLDCTEIITEIGEIARVGWWENDFTTNRVFWSEQVKKIHGVPIDFSPTYLEATEFMIEEDRAQFFDLVSDARKKLQSYDFVARIQTKDGKIRWLRSIGKPIVEKGICVGMRGVCQDVTKEKVAEQKAKEKDDRLKRALSFAQTGIFEWNLRTDEVHWDRGCCLINGIDADEMRLPIQKIRSKVHEDDLERFEEAIGSLKNVGDQFTMEHRIIGIDGVVRWVFVRAEIVESPGGVWRLVGMAIDITERQKAKEDLVQAKERADRANRAKSEFLAMMNHELRTPLSTIIGPCELALQIAEDPEIRRFLELSMESGRHLLDLINRVLDLARIESNELEREDRRVSIRPFLRDFLKPLSSSAMRKGISLALEFNCEDEIVIDPVVVRQVLYNLVGNAIKYCGGGRVSVSVRSDEEELVLAVKDQGPGISEVEKKKIFHQFHRVQDGDDGRVEGTGLGLAICRRLADLVGGSLEVESVEGHGSTFIFRMPVGKLSKESESQPPRKFVPYSPSPGAYDKNARILVVEDNEPNRAFIEAVVRSIGLPFDSCESGEEAVEKFCPGVHRVVLMDIYLPGYNGDEAARKIREKADGEKVYIIAQTAGVANKDRDRPLFEGMDDFVPKPIGLSTFTEAIKRGLRGSRS, encoded by the coding sequence ATGACAACAGATAGAGCGGAAACCAGTAAGACTCCCTCTCGGTTGAAGGGCTATTGGTCATGGGATCTGGTCAATGACCATATCCGATGTTCTCCGACCTGTCTGAAGATTTTTGGCTACGGACCGGAGAGAGCGGTTCAGTCGATGGCTGAGGCTGAGAAATTGATCCATGAGGAGGATATTGATCGCTATCGGGAAAACCTCCGAGCTCACTTCGAAGAGGGGCGCCCTTACCAGATTCATATGCGGCTGCTCACGGGTTCCGGCAATTACATCAAGGCGATTTCGCAAGGGGAGGCTGTGCGCGACGCCGATGGCAAAGCGGTGGAGATGGCGGGAACTTTGTCCGCGTTTGACCCGACGGATCTTTGCGATGGAGATCCCAAGGTCGGGACCTTGGATTGCACGGAAATTATTACGGAAATCGGGGAGATCGCCCGAGTTGGCTGGTGGGAAAACGACTTTACCACCAATCGGGTATTTTGGTCTGAACAGGTGAAGAAGATTCATGGGGTTCCGATTGACTTTTCCCCGACGTATCTCGAAGCGACTGAGTTCATGATTGAAGAGGATCGGGCGCAATTCTTCGATCTCGTTTCGGACGCCAGGAAGAAACTTCAAAGCTATGATTTCGTCGCCCGAATTCAGACGAAGGACGGGAAGATTCGGTGGCTGCGTTCGATCGGGAAGCCGATTGTGGAGAAAGGCATCTGTGTCGGTATGCGGGGCGTCTGCCAGGACGTGACCAAGGAGAAGGTCGCGGAGCAGAAGGCCAAGGAAAAAGATGACCGCTTGAAACGCGCCTTATCCTTCGCCCAGACTGGAATTTTTGAGTGGAATCTCCGGACCGATGAAGTTCATTGGGATCGGGGTTGTTGCCTGATCAATGGGATCGATGCGGATGAGATGCGTCTCCCGATCCAGAAGATTCGATCGAAAGTCCACGAAGACGATCTTGAGCGATTCGAGGAGGCGATCGGCTCGCTGAAGAACGTAGGGGATCAGTTCACTATGGAGCATCGGATCATCGGAATCGATGGTGTGGTCCGATGGGTCTTTGTTCGGGCCGAAATCGTGGAGTCTCCCGGCGGAGTTTGGCGCTTAGTCGGGATGGCCATCGATATCACCGAGCGCCAAAAAGCGAAGGAGGATTTGGTTCAGGCCAAGGAAAGAGCCGATCGGGCGAATCGTGCGAAGTCGGAGTTCCTCGCGATGATGAATCACGAACTGCGTACGCCGCTGAGCACGATTATCGGCCCCTGCGAGCTCGCGCTGCAGATTGCTGAAGATCCGGAAATCCGAAGATTCCTGGAATTGTCGATGGAGTCGGGACGCCACCTTTTGGATTTGATCAACCGGGTCCTCGATCTGGCCCGCATCGAATCGAACGAACTGGAGCGGGAGGATCGCCGTGTTTCCATTCGCCCGTTCCTGAGAGATTTTCTAAAGCCACTGTCGAGCAGTGCCATGCGCAAAGGGATTTCGCTGGCGCTTGAGTTCAACTGTGAAGACGAAATCGTGATCGATCCAGTGGTGGTTCGCCAGGTCCTCTACAACCTTGTCGGCAATGCGATCAAGTATTGTGGCGGAGGCCGGGTGAGTGTTTCTGTCCGTTCGGATGAGGAGGAGCTTGTCCTTGCGGTTAAGGACCAGGGGCCGGGAATCAGCGAGGTCGAAAAAAAGAAGATTTTCCATCAGTTCCATCGTGTCCAGGATGGCGACGATGGCCGCGTCGAAGGCACTGGCCTCGGTCTGGCGATATGCCGCCGATTGGCGGATCTGGTCGGCGGGTCTCTGGAAGTGGAAAGCGTGGAGGGGCATGGGAGCACCTTCATCTTCCGAATGCCAGTTGGGAAACTCTCCAAAGAAAGCGAGTCGCAGCCCCCGCGGAAATTCGTTCCCTACAGTCCGTCGCCGGGTGCCTATGATAAGAATGCCCGGATCTTGGTGGTGGAAGACAACGAGCCCAATCGTGCATTCATTGAGGCCGTGGTGCGTTCCATCGGTCTTCCCTTCGATTCTTGCGAGAGCGGGGAAGAGGCCGTCGAGAAGTTCTGCCCGGGCGTTCACCGAGTTGTCCTCATGGATATTTATCTCCCCGGTTACAATGGCGATGAGGCGGCCAGAAAAATTCGCGAAAAGGCGGACGGAGAAAAAGTCTACATCATTGCGCAGACCGCTGGTGTCGCAAACAAGGATCGGGATCGCCCGCTCTTCGAGGGAATGGACGACTTCGTGCCAAAGCCGATTGGGCTTTCGACCTTCACGGAAGCCATCAAGCGAGGCCTCCGCGGCTCCCGCTCCTGA
- a CDS encoding arsenate reductase ArsC, which translates to MIPSKILILCTGNSCRSHMAEGFLREAAGDSMEVYSAGANPSGYVHPKAIAAMKEIGIDISGHTSKHLEEFLDTGINIVITVCDNAAEACPVFPGKVTRHHWSFPDPAEATGSEEEILAAFREIRDRIQMVFTAYADGFKDGQSA; encoded by the coding sequence ATGATTCCCTCGAAGATTCTTATTCTTTGCACCGGCAACTCCTGCCGCAGTCATATGGCCGAAGGCTTTCTCCGCGAAGCGGCGGGAGACTCCATGGAAGTCTACAGCGCGGGCGCCAATCCCTCTGGATACGTACACCCGAAGGCCATCGCTGCCATGAAGGAAATCGGAATCGATATCTCCGGGCACACCTCCAAGCATCTCGAAGAGTTTCTCGATACCGGTATCAACATCGTCATTACGGTGTGCGACAATGCCGCCGAGGCCTGCCCCGTCTTTCCCGGCAAGGTCACCCGTCACCACTGGTCTTTTCCCGACCCGGCAGAGGCCACAGGGAGCGAAGAGGAGATTCTCGCTGCATTCCGGGAGATCCGCGACCGCATTCAGATGGTCTTTACGGCCTACGCTGACGGATTCAAAGACGGCCAATCAGCCTAA